The stretch of DNA GGCATGGTTATCTGATGGGTTATTGGCCCGACGATTTGTCCGAGGAAGCCGATTTAGCGGCCAAGAGCGAACATGAAAAAGTCTGGGAACGGTTACGCCAAACCCGCGTCGAAGTCGGCGAAGGCGACACCATGAAGACGATGCGCGCGCGCTGGGGCAAAACCCACTCTGGCCGGTCTGTATAAATCATGAAAAAACAGCTGACTCTCAACGTCAACGGCCAAGACTATGAAGTCGAAGTCGAAGCCAACCGCTTGCTGTTGCAAGTGCTGCGCGACACTCTTGATCTCACCGGCACCAAGGAAGGTTGCAGCATCGGCGTGTGCGGCGCGTGCAGCGTGATCCTGGACGGACGGTTGGTGAGTTCATGCCTGACATTAGCGGCGGGCTGCGAAGGCAAGCCGATCGAAACCATTGAAGGTTTGGCGAAGGATGGCAAGCTCCATCCGCTTCAGCAGGCGTTCATTGAATATGGCGGCTTCCAGTGCGGCATCTGCACGCCGGGACAGATCATGGCGGCGAAGTCATTACTCGACGAAAATCCCAAACCCAGCGAAGAGGAAGTCAAAGAATGGATGTCGGGAAACCTCTGCCGCTGCACCGGTTACTACAAAATACTCGAATCGGTGATGGCCGTGGTCAATGGTAAGACAGATCCGGATTATCAGTTTCGTAAACGCGAAACGACGGCGAAGATTCAGAGCTTGGATGTTTACAAAGCAATAGCAAAAACGACTTCGGATTAAGAGATATCTCGCAAAGGCGCAAAGACGCCAAGTTAAGTCTAAGAATTTATTCTTCTCTTTGCGAGCTTAGCGTCTTTGCGAGAGATATTCCGAGAGTATTACGAGCCGATCAACCATGTCTAAATCAGAAAAATTCTCCGTCGTCGGCAAACGCGTTCAGCGCGTCGAAGGGTTCGACAAAGTCACTGGCGATTCGAAATTCATCGCCGACATTCATTTACCCGGTATGCTGACGGGCCGAATCCTGCGCAGCCCCTACCCTCACGCGCGCATTCGCAGCATCGATATCAGCAAAGCGGAGAAACTGCGCGGCGTGCGCGCCGTGGTCACCGCCGAAGACACCATCAAGCGGCCATGGGGCGCGTTCTTCGCCGATCAGTACATTCTCTCCGTCGGAAAAACTCGTTACGTCGGCGAAGAAGTCGCCGCCGTCGCCGCCATCGATCCCGACATCGCCGAAGAAGCGTTAGACTTGATTGAAGTCGATTGGGATCCGTTGCCCGGCGTGTTTGACGCCGAAGAAGC from Deltaproteobacteria bacterium encodes:
- a CDS encoding (2Fe-2S)-binding protein; translation: MKKQLTLNVNGQDYEVEVEANRLLLQVLRDTLDLTGTKEGCSIGVCGACSVILDGRLVSSCLTLAAGCEGKPIETIEGLAKDGKLHPLQQAFIEYGGFQCGICTPGQIMAAKSLLDENPKPSEEEVKEWMSGNLCRCTGYYKILESVMAVVNGKTDPDYQFRKRETTAKIQSLDVYKAIAKTTSD